The region GTTGATCGATCGCTTGGGGGGAATTCAAGCGGTCAATCAACGGTTCAAATCCTGGGGGTTATCGGCTACCCAGATTACGAACTTATTACCCGATTTGAAAGGTACGAACACTACCAGCCCAAAAGAACTAGCCAGTTTGATGGTACGGGTCAGCCAGGGAGAATTGGTTTCGTTGCGATCGCGCGATCGCCTGCTGGATATCATGCGACGCACCGTTAACAACAGCCAGCTACCGCAAGGGTTAGGAGAAGGTGCAACGATTGCTCACAAAACGGGTGACATTGGCACGTTGATTGGGGATGTGGGCTTGGTCGATATGCCCAGTGGTAAACGTTATGCCGCTGCTGTATTGATTAAGCGGGCATTTAATGACGATCGCGCTTATGACCTAGTGCAGAAAATCTCTCGCACGATGTATCAGCATTTTGTTAATGCGGCAACCCCACAAAAGCGTCCAACTGTATCTACTCCGGTGCCAACTACGCCAATTACTCCAGATCTGGAACCGGACGCAACTGATACAGATGCCCAAAATCCCCCAACTAATCTGCCAAATGTACCTGAACAAACTCTAGAACGACCAGACGCACTTCAGGCTTCAACCCCTTAATCCTCTCTATCTGTTATTCGCTTTACTTTTATATCAGGGGTTTGCTCATGCGATGAATGCCACCAGCGCGGGTCATTTGCTCAAAGCGCTCAGTTGTTTTGCTGCATACAATCTGATAGCCCTGCTTTTCCAAAAAGCGTTTGGCAGGTGTATTGTGATAAGCAACATCCGTACAAATCGTTTCACACTCCCAGTTCTGTGCCTGGTGCTCTGCTTGAGTCAGCAAATAGGAGCCAAATCCTTGGTTTTGAAATTCGGGCAGAATGCTAATTCCCAAAATGTAGTACTCGGCAGGGGCAACTTCTTGCTTGATGCGGCTGAAATCTGCCACGTTGACCAGAACTTTAGGTAATTTTCGCAAGGGCATAATCCGCGCCATGACAAAGTGAACTTTTTCATCTGCCTGGCGTTTGAGCGAGCCTGGATACCCAATCAACAATCCCGCAGGACGCTCACCTACTTGAAGAACCTGAGTATGTTCGTAGCTAAAGGCATGGCTCGGAAACTGAAAAGCCTGGTGAAGAATGGCTTCTGCCTGGTTGGCTGGAGATGCCAGGATATAGCTAAACAAGGCTGGACCAGCTGCAAACAAGAGGGGGGCTGCCCAATCGGCATCTGTTGCGATTGCGGAGCGCAGCGTTAAGTTCTGAGTGAAGATCTGAGAGGTCATAAAATGCAGGTGAGGCAGCAATCCATAAAGCTTCCCTCAAGTCTAGAGGGTTTTGTTTCGCTTGTAGTGTTCATCAAGTGCAGAAATCTTAGAAAAATCAATGGTTTAAATCGGCGATAACCCTCTTATTTAGTGCATTATGGGTGAGTAGCGCCGTCTGTCATTCTGAGGAAATGTCGCTAGACTACACTGTTCGGGAAAGCCCAAAGGCTAAACACGTTTCTCTAAAAATGTCAATTACAGGAGATTTGGAGGTCATTGTTCCTAAGGGATTTGACCAAAAACGAATTCCTGAAATCCTGCAAAGTAAACAACGCTGGATAGAACGAGTGGTTCGGCGGATGGTGACTCAGCAAACGCTGGTGGGTACGGATGTTTTAGCTGAACGCCCAAACCGAATTGCTCTACAAGCGATCGCTCAAACTTGGCAGGTTGAGTATCAGTCAACAAACGAGTCCAGTGTGCGCATTATCGAACGGTCTAATTATCGGCTGGCCTTACAAGGCGATGTTGACAATATCAATACCTGTAAGATTGCGCTACAGCAGTGGATTATGGGTAAAGCCAAAATTCACTTGCCTCCCTGGTTACATCAAATCAGTCGAGAAGTTCATCTGCCGTTTCAGCAGGTTTCAATTCGGCAACAAAAAACCATTTGGGGAAGTTGCTCAGTTCGCAAAACTATCAGCCTTAACTGCAAACTCCTGTTTCTGCCAAGCTCGCTGGTGAGATACGTCTTAGTGCATGAGCTATGCCACACTAAGCATCTAAATCATTCGCGTGATTTTTGGGCATTGGTAGGGCAGCACGAACCAGATTATCGTTCTCTGGATGTCAATTTGCGGGATGCCCGCTATCTGGTTCCCTGGTGGATGGAGCAGTAGATGACGCTGGCTCCTTGGCGATCGCCCTTGGCTCGCGCTCTACACCGCAATCGTTCCCTGGTGTATGCCCGTTACCTGCAACTGGCAACAGTGCGGGCAAATGGTCATCCTGCCAATCGCACAGTGGTGTTTCGCGGCTTTTGGGAGGACACCAATCAGCTCAGATTTGTGACTGATGCCCGCAGCGAAAAAGCTGACCAAATCGACAGCAACTCCTGGGGGGAAGCCTGCTGGTATTTTCCTAACACCCGTGAACAGTTTCGACTTTTAGGACAACTGACGTTGATTCGGGAAAATTCCTTAGACCCTGTTCTCCAGGCATCACGGAAACGAGCCTGGCAGGAATTGTCTGACTCTGCCCGGACACAATTTGCCTGGGCACATCCAGGCAAACCCAGAGCCGAAACAGGGTTTGATTTGCCCCCACCAGATGCGATCACGCCTCTCCCCCAATTTTGTTTACTCTTGTTAAATCCTTGTCAGGTAGATCATCTCGAATTAAGGGGGAATCCTCAAAACCGCTGGATCTACCAATTGGATGACTCAAGTGGATGGTCAATGCAAGAAGTCAACCCTTGAGGATAGTTGGTTGACTAGTTCGCCCGTCCTTCTTGCTTGCCTTAAGTTCAACCCGGCGTGAAATCCAATCCAACTCGGGTTTAGTGAGCGTACCCTTACCTATCTCACCAGACTATACCTTACTTACTCACCCATACAGGAATTGCTATAATTATGAACAGATTATTCAACAAAGTTGCTCTGATTACTGGAGCCGCCAGGGGGATTGGCAAAGCCACAGTAGAACGATTCCATGCGGAAGGGGCGATCGTGATTGCCACCGACGTTAACGATGCAGATGGAGAAGCGATTGTTCGGCAATTTTCCGAGCGGGCGGAGTATTATCACCTGGATGTTAGCCAGGAAGACGATTGGGTTAAGGTCTTTCGGGTGCTGGCGCACACTTATCAACGGTTGGATGTGTTGGTCAATAATGCTGGAATTACTGGTTTCCTGCAAACCAAAGGACCGCACAATCCTGAACATTTCCATCTAGAGAGCTGGCGTCAGGTGCATGCTGTTAATTCGGATGGGGTCGCACTGGGATGTAAGTATGCGATTCAACTAATGAAACAGAATCAGGCTGGCAGCATCGTAAACATTTCGTCACGTGCTGGAGTAGTAGGAATTCCTCATATGGCAGCGTATGCAGCGAGTAAAGCGGCGGTGAGAAACCACACTAAAAGTGTGGCGTTGTATTGTGCTGAGATGGGATACAACATTCGCTGCAACTCGATTCATCCAGGAGCTATTCTTACCCCCATGTGGGATCCGATGTTGGGAGAGGGCGAACAGCGAGAAAAAATGATTCGGGAGATTGGCAGTCAAGTACCGCTGGGACGCATGGGAACTCCTCTGGATGTTGCTAACGCCGCTTTGTATTTTGCATCGGATGAATCAGTCTATGTGACGGGTGCTGAGTTGCATGTGGATGGTGGGATTTTGGCAGGTAGCGAGGCTGCACCCTCAGACGAGTAGGTTTGTGAGTAAGGATTAAGCCATTCTTAAGATAAGTCAGTAGAACTAACACGAGCCTCTGAATTCTTGCCAAAATAACAGCACACCTTAAGGAATGCACAGTGGTTCAGTATCCGCCGTTTCAGTCTAGGCATGAACAGACTCGAGCAGTGAATGTTCGAGATCAGATTCAGATGGCTCTAGCGATCGCAGATCCGCCGCTGCTCAAATCTCTTCTAGTAAATTGTTTGCCCGCTATTGCCAGCCCCTTTCACATTGGCGCAGTTTCCAGCCAGGTAAGTATCCCGATTAAAGACCAGCCGTCAGCAGATGGAATCGTGCAGTACGAAGCAATTCGTTGTGTGTTGGCTGATTCTTGTCCTCAACTGGAGCAAGTTTCCAGTAACGGTGGTTGGACGAAGGAGAGCAAAGAACTGACGCGCATCACACAACACGAATCAGAATTACACACGCTGGCGCAAAACTTACCGTTGGCTCCAGTTATTTCTCTACTGAGTAATACAGGGTTTCAACAAGACCAAATTCAAGAAATTTTGCGGTTGCCACACTATGCCTGGCATAAATCCTGGTGGTACGCGATCGATTCAGAAGGCAACTTTACAATTCCTTTCCTACGCTGCATCCGCACCTTTCACTATCCCGATGGGACTCTCACCTTACATTACAAAGACTTTTATGACCAAAAAAAACCTGATTGTTTCACAACTTTGCCACAAAAAGTCTTAATCGCCATTCGCACAGATACTTATGGATTTGCTGAAACCCTGCAACAACTTAACCGTCAGCGAGATGCCCTTGGCATTGCAAAAGCGATCCTGGTTTGCCAAACAGCTTCTGAGTTAGAAATCCAAGCATTTATTAAACAAAACATTAGTCTTTATCCTGCCACTGATTTAATCTTGCCAGTTCAAGCAAATTGTCAATTATGTGCTCGGCATGAATGTCCCATGAACCACCGTCCGGATTCTCCAATTGTGATGTGTCGTGGCTTTTTAGTCGAAAGTGAATTCGTATAACTTGTAACTTCTTGTAACTTTAACTTGTAACTTGCTGCAACTTAAGCGAGGTTTCGTTGCTTTTGCATTAACTCAAATTGGCGCTGACGTTCTTCCTGACGCAGTCGCTTTTCTAAAGTCAGGGTATCGTAGCAGTAGGGGCAGGCGATGCCTTCTTCATAATAGGGCGAGGTTTTGTCGGTATTGTTAATAGGATGTCCGCAACTGCGACACATCTCATAGCTGCCAGGTTCCAGTCCATGTTTAACCGCGATTCGTTCATCGAAAACAAAACATTCCCCCCGCCACAGGCTTTCTTCCGCTGGAATCTCTTCCAGGTATTTGAGAATACCGCCTTGCAGGTGATACACCTCCTGAAATCCTTGCTGTAATAGATAGGCAGAAGCCTTTTCGCAGCGAATGCCACCCGTACAAAACATGGCAACTTTCTGATGTTTGGCTGGATCGAGATGCTGCTCCACATACGCTGGAAACTCTCGAAAGGACTCTAGCTGGGGATTGACTGCTTTATGAAAGGTGCCAATTCTGACTTCATACTCATTTCGAGTATCAATCACAATGACATCAGGATTAGTAATTAGTTGGTTCCAATCATGAGCGGTAACATAAGTACCTGTAACTTTAGCGGGGTTAACCTCTGGTTTTCCCAGTGTCACAATTTCTGACTTGATTTTGACTTTTAATCGCTCAAACGGAAACTCATTAACAGTTGATTGTTTTGGCTCTATATCTGCCAGTCGCGGATCAGATTTAAGAAATGTGAATACAGCATCAATCGCGTCGCGAGACCCTGCGATCGTCCCGTTGATGCCCTCCTGTGCCAGTAAGATAGTGCCTTTGATTCTCTGCTGTTGACAGTACGCCAAAATTTCTGCCTGTTTTGCTACGCAATCCGGCAGGGCGACAAATTTATAAAAGGTAGCAACGATAAGAGCCATGATGATTATCTGTTTCCTAAAATTGTCGTGTCCAGTCGTTCCAGCGTTCCACAACGACTTTGGTTTGTGTGAAGAATTCAACTGCGTGTTGTCCCTGTCCGTGCAGGTCACCAAAGAAGCTGTCTTTCCAACCGCTGAAGGGGAAGAAGGCCATGGGTGCGGCAACGCCGATATTAATACCGATATTTCCAGCTTCGGCTTCGTAGCGGAACTTGCGGGCAGCAGCGCCGCTGGAAGTGAACAGGCACGCCATGTTGCCGTATTGCCCGTGGTTAATCAAGGTGATCGCATCCTCAATGGTTTCCAGATGAATCAAACTCAACACGGGACCAAAAATTTCAGTTTTGGCAATTTCGCCTAACGGAGCAATATTTTGCAGGATGGTGGGACGGACAAAGTAACCATTTTCGTAGTTGGCAACTTTGGGCTGGCGACCATCCACCAAAAGCTGGGCACCTTCATTCACTCCTTTTTGGATTAATGCCTCAATTCGGGATTGACTTTCTGCTGTAATCACGGGACCCATCTGCACTCCCTCTTCCAGCCCGTACCCCACTGTGCGAGTTTGCGCTGCATCTGCGATCGCCTCTGTAAACGTTTTCTTCGCCTCACCCACTGTGATTGCCACCGATGCTGCCAAACAACGTTGTCCTGCACAGCCAAAGGCACTATCTGCCATGATGCGTGTAGTAGTGGCCATATCTGCATCCGGGAGTACAATCACTGGGTTCTTTGCTCCACCCTGGCATTGCGCCCGTTTGCCCGTTGCCGCTGCCTGGCTATACACATATTTGGCAACAGGGGTAGAACCAACAAAGCTAATCGCCCGAATTGCTGGATGATCCAGCAGGGCATCCACCACGGCTTTTGCTCCGTTTACCAGATTGACCACGCCAGCAGGTAACTCTGTTTGCTCAATCAAGTGTGTAATTTTTTGCAGAGTCAGCGGCACTTTCTCCGAGGGCTTGATGATACAGGTGTTGCCACAGGCGATCGCGTAAGGCATAAACCAGAACGGAATCATCCCTGGAAAATTGAACGGACAGATGATGCCCACCACGCCTAGCGGTTGCCGGATCATGAACTCATCAATGCCACGGGCAACATCCTCCGAGTTATAGCCTTGCATTAACAGGGGAATGCCACACGCCACTTCTACATTTTCAACAGCACGGCGCATTTCGCCTTTCGACTCTGCCAAGGTTTTGCCACATTCCATCGTGATCGTGGTTGCCAGGTCATCCAGGTTTTCTTCCAGCAACGTCTTGAGTTTGAACAGATATTGAATGCGATCGCCCGCCGGAACTCTGCGCCAAGTGGCAAACGCCTGCTGTGCCGCTTCTACTGCTTGATGAACATCACTGGCAGACGACAACGGCACCTTTGCCAACACTTCCACCGTTGCTGGATTGATTACCTCTAAAAACTCAACCGTGTTTGGTTCCTGCCACTGACCATTGACGTAATTCTTGAGCACCGTAGACAAACCCATTACCTTCTATGCTTGGCATTTTGATCTTACTGTAGCGATCGCTGAGGGAAGCAGGGGAATTAGTGATTCCCCCCACTCCCTGTCTCCTGCCTCCTCCAATCACCAATTTTCAATCCAAAATCCTGATTGCTAGTTCACCCATTTTTTCTGATTTTCTTGAGCCTCAAGATTGCTTCACTGAGCAGTTTTCGAGATGCAGGGTTTGACAAAACACATCTGCTTCCAAGAATTTCGTGTAGATTAACGCTAGATTCTGACCTTCCAACTGCTCCAGTCTGACCTGCATCGATGCTCATCTAGTCCTGTCAGTTTTGTTGAGGTGTATATGGCATTCGCAGTGAAGTTTTTAACTGTTGCAACTCTCAGTATTGTATCCTTGGGTTTCATGCAATCTGCCAACGCTGCTGTGATTACTTTTAACCAGTTGGTTGAAGGTCAAACTTCGTTTGGGTTTGATGGGGATGGGGATGGCATCAATGACGTGATTTTTAGCACCACCGACCCACTTGGCTTTTTGACGACTGGTCCAGGACCGAATCAGGTGTTTATCAGTGAACCTGGGTTAGAAGGTACGTCTTTGCTCAACCCTGATTTGAGGGTGGATTTTTTGCGAGGAGCCGCAGGTTTCATTCGGTTTGGGTTTGCGCTCAACAGTTTTACCGAAAGTGCGAACACTTTTGCTGCTTTCCAATTGTTCGATGCGAATGATAGTTTGCTGGCTTCCGTGCAGCAAGCAGGCATCTTTGGAGCGACCAGTTCGTTTCCAGAAGGACAAGTTGAGGTTGGCTTTGCCGGAGTTGCGGCTTATGGACTGTTTAATTTCAGCAGTGACAACGGACGTTACATTATTGATAACTTTGATGGCATTTTTGGCTCAACCGAGGATATTGATTCGGCGGTTGTCCCTGAACCGATGACTTTCGCGGGAACAGGGTTGGCGCTCGCGTTCACAGCGCTTTACCGCAAACGTAGACAAAACTCCAAATGCTGAGTCAACAATACCGCTGCTGTTGCGTTAGTTTGCCGTAACAATTCACACCTTGCGTCGTGCCACAAAAACGCTATTCTAAAAGGCGTGTTAAGAATGGTGAATTGGGTATGGCAACGATCTTTAAGAATGCTCACCTGCTTGACCCAATGCAAGGGGTTGAGGGACGCGGCGACGTGCTGATTGAACATGGCAAAATTGTTGGGATTTTGCAGGATGATCTGGCGATCGGCAAAATTGTTCCAATTCTCGTGCCCCAGTGGGATACCCAAATTATTGATTTGGAAGGAGCATTTCTTTCCCCTGGTTGGATTGATATTCATACTCATGTCTTTAACACAATCGGCGATTTTTGCCTGCCTGCGGACGACGTGGGGATTCGCTCTGGGGTCACCACAATCGCTGATGCGGGAACCTCTGGTATTCTTACCTTTGATGCGTTCCGCCAGAGTGTGATTAACACTGCCAAAACCCGCGTCTACGCCTTTATGGATCCATCTTTGCTCTATATTGCGACATCGGATTTTATTGCCCATCGCCTAGAAATTGCTGCCAATCCCCGCAATCAGGATGTGGAACGAGCCGCTGCTACTGTTGAAGCTAACCGGGATGTGGTTGTAGGTTTCAAAGTGCGTCCAGTGCGTCGTGCTGGAGAGGCACAGTCTCCCGTAATGGGGGCAGCTCGGGCATTAGCTGATCGCTTTAATCTGCCGTTGATGGTGCATGTGGGGCGCTTCCCCCAGGATGATGTAGTTCCTCCTCATGAGTTGTTGCCTCAGTTGAAAGCGGGGGATATTGTGACCCACTGTTTTCAACCCCAATTTGGCTTGTTTGATGAGAGCAGTAATTTAATCCCAGCAGCGCGAGAAGCAATTGATCGCGGCGTATTGCTGGATGTAGGGCACAGTAATGCGGATTTCTCTATTGCAACGGCAAAATCCGCGATCTCTCAAGGCATTTTGCCCAATACCCTTTCCACCGACCTGAACTGTTTCAACATCGATACAGTCGGTAGCTTGGCAGCAGTAATGACCAAGTTCGTGAACTTGGGCTTGTCTCTGGCAGATGTGGTGGAACGAGTTACTACCCGTGCAGCCGCGGCAATTGGCAAATCTGATCAGTTGGGTGGCTTCAAACCGGGGCAACTGGCAGACTTCACAATCTTTGAGTGGGTGGATCAAGAAGTGGTTTTAGAAGATGGTCGCGGTGGCAGTCTTCCCGTTTCTCAAATGCTCAGGGTGAAGGGCGTATGTCGTAGTGGGGAATACATTGGGATTGAGCGATCGCCGTTTGATTCCGAACCTGTAGCTGAACATGTTCAAGAGCCAGCATTGGTGTAGTCAAAATCTGAAGCGTGGATGACCACAAGTTTATTTAGACCAATTGTCAATTTTGGTTCCATGATGGGTCAGTATTCATTTATTAGACCATTGATTATCGTGTTACCTCCTCCTTACCTATGACTTCACTGCTTACCTCTGATGCTGACACCTGGGCACCATTTGTGCAATCAATTGAAGCCGAACTAGAAGCTCATCGCGATCGCGCCCTGCTAAAAGATGCAGCCGATCAAGCGTTTGCTACCTCTGCCAGTACCTGCCAGCCCTGGTCTCGCAAACGGGTAGTTGAATGGTTGAGTTTTCAAACTTATTACGAATACCAGGCAATTTTGTTCATCAGTAAATGGCTGCAAAGTACACCAGAATTAGATGCAATGGTCTTGCTCTGCCAGCAGATTGAAGATGAGGGGAACCATTTTCACTGGCTAAATCAGCATCTAGAACAAATGGGTGCAAAACTGGCAGATTGGCAACCGTTGCCCGAAATTGTGGATTGGGTAGAAACCTACTACGGCAATCTGCCAGATACGATTTCTCGATTGGCTGCTCATAACTTGGCAGGAGAATCCGGTGCCTGTCGCTCGTTTGCGAGTATTGTGTCGTTTCTGCCAGAAGACCTGCAAAAAACGATTCGCCGAATTATGCCCGATGAACAGTTTCATCTGCGGTTGGGGCGGCGTGTTCTCAGCAAATATTGTATTACTGATGAGCAAAAGGCGCGGGCACGACAATGTGCACTGGAAGTTTCACAGCTGGAGACACTCGCTATTCAAGCATTTAACCGGAAATTAGCCGCGATAGACGCATGACTCCAAGGCAAAAGAAGCAAGAACCTGCCTATTGCTATTGCAGCGAACTTCCCCATGCCGAAATTCTGGTGCGGCAACAAGCCGCTCCGCTTCCCTTCCAGCAGGCGATGCGGGTTCATTGTCAAAGTGGCGATCGCTGTGGACGGTGCCTCTGGAAACTAGAGCAACTGCTGCGATCGCACAATTGCTATGTCTCTGATTAGAAAATCATTTCGGTGCGTTACGCTGTGCTGACAACACTCTACTCAACAATCTAAAGTGTTTTCTAATTCCCAGGGAGTGATTTGCGAGTTGTAAGTTTGCCATTCCTGACGCTTTAACTTCTGGTAAGAGTCCACAAACTTGGGACCCATTGCCTTAGTTAGGATCGTGTCCTGTTCCAGGTATCGCATTGCATCTAACAAGCTGGTTGGTAATTGTTTAACTGTTCCTGGCGGCAGCGGATCGGTATAAGTGTTGTTATCGTAGCGTTGACCAGGATCGCGCTTCTGGGTTATTCCATCCAACCCAGCCGCAACTACCGCCGCAGGCAAGAGATAGGGATTAGCAGATCCATCGGCAAGACGTAACTCAAAGCGCCCAGGGTCAGGGATACGGATCGCATGGGTGCGGTTATTGCCACTATAGCTGATGGTGTTGGGCGACCAGGTAGCCCCCGAAGTTGTCACAGGTGCATTCAAGCGCTTGTAGGAGTTGATAGTAGGGTTGGTAAAGGCACAGAGCGCCTCAGCTGAGTGCAACACGCCGCCAATGAACTGATAGCTCAAAGTGGAAAGTCCCAACTTTCCCTGAGGATCGTGAAACAAATTGACTGTGCCAGTTGTATCCCAAACGGAGATGTGGACGTGGCAGCCGTTCCCAGTCAGGTGGGGGAAAGGTTTGGGCATGAAGGTCGCGCGAAATCCGTGTTTCTCAGCGATCGCTTTCACCATGTACTTAAAAAAGGCATGGCGATCAGCGGTTACCAGAGCGTCTGCATAAGTCCAATTCATCTCAAATTGCCCGTTAGCATCTTCGTGATCGTTTTGATAAGCTCCCCAGCCCAGCGCTAACATACCGTCGCAGATCTCAGAAATTACCTCAAATCGGCGCATGAGTGTCTGCTGGTCATAACAGGGTTTGATTTGGCGATCGCGCTGATCAGACAGGTTGATGCCATCTGGCGACAACAAAAAGTATTCACATTCCACCCCCGTGCGAATGCTATAGCCCAGTTCTTGCGCCTGACTTAACACGCGCTTTAGCACCAGGCGCGGCGTTTGATCAACGGGTTGTCCATCCATCGTATAGAGATCAGCAGGCATCCAGGCAACATCGGGTTGCCAGGGAAGCTGAAACAAGCTGTTAGCATCAGGAATTGCTAGCACATCTGGGTCGGCGGGGGTCATATCCAGCCAGGCAGCAAACCCAGCAAATCCGGCACCACTGGTTGCCATCTGATCGATCGCTGGAGCTGGAACTAGCTTGGCACGCTGAACGCCAAACAAATCGGTAAAACAAATGAGGAAATAGCGAATGCCTTTGCGCTGGGCGGTCTCAAACAGAGAGGTGGAATTAGTCATTGGGGTGACGAGGGTGAGGGTTGGTAGCAAGAGCGTTAGTAATTGAGCAAGTCTCGAATTGCTTCTCGA is a window of Leptolyngbyaceae cyanobacterium JSC-12 DNA encoding:
- a CDS encoding L-glutamine synthetase (IMG reference gene:2510098148~PFAM: Glutamine synthetase, catalytic domain~TIGRFAM: glutamine synthetase, type III), which gives rise to MTNSTSLFETAQRKGIRYFLICFTDLFGVQRAKLVPAPAIDQMATSGAGFAGFAAWLDMTPADPDVLAIPDANSLFQLPWQPDVAWMPADLYTMDGQPVDQTPRLVLKRVLSQAQELGYSIRTGVECEYFLLSPDGINLSDQRDRQIKPCYDQQTLMRRFEVISEICDGMLALGWGAYQNDHEDANGQFEMNWTYADALVTADRHAFFKYMVKAIAEKHGFRATFMPKPFPHLTGNGCHVHISVWDTTGTVNLFHDPQGKLGLSTLSYQFIGGVLHSAEALCAFTNPTINSYKRLNAPVTTSGATWSPNTISYSGNNRTHAIRIPDPGRFELRLADGSANPYLLPAAVVAAGLDGITQKRDPGQRYDNNTYTDPLPPGTVKQLPTSLLDAMRYLEQDTILTKAMGPKFVDSYQKLKRQEWQTYNSQITPWELENTLDC
- a CDS encoding hypothetical protein (IMG reference gene:2510098147), with the protein product MTPRQKKQEPAYCYCSELPHAEILVRQQAAPLPFQQAMRVHCQSGDRCGRCLWKLEQLLRSHNCYVSD
- a CDS encoding hypothetical protein (IMG reference gene:2510098146); translation: MTSLLTSDADTWAPFVQSIEAELEAHRDRALLKDAADQAFATSASTCQPWSRKRVVEWLSFQTYYEYQAILFISKWLQSTPELDAMVLLCQQIEDEGNHFHWLNQHLEQMGAKLADWQPLPEIVDWVETYYGNLPDTISRLAAHNLAGESGACRSFASIVSFLPEDLQKTIRRIMPDEQFHLRLGRRVLSKYCITDEQKARARQCALEVSQLETLAIQAFNRKLAAIDA